The genomic window ATACCCGTATTTTCTGCATCCTCAATGGTTGAATCGTTAAGAGCCGGGCCTCCTCTTACCACATATGTTATTTTACTAATTTTGTCATACAGTAAATTATCCCTTAAATATTCGATAAATATCCTGTCCAGCACTATTTCCCCGCAGTTATCCCCAATAAATAATATTTTTTCCGCTTTTATTATCTCATCATATAATCTCTTTATTGCTGATTTGTCTATTTCCTGACTGAAAGCTGTTTTTAGGACATTTTTAATAATCTTTTGGCTTATTATATGATTTCCCTGCTGCATCACATCAATGCTGTTTCCGGCAATGGATATTCTCAAGGCAGCTTCAAACGGAAACAAAGACTCTTTAATAATTTTCTTTAATTCGGGCTCAGCTTCAAGAAAAATCCTGTTAATTTCTTCCCGGAAACCTTTATACGGATCTAAGCCTGAACCAATTTTCTCGATTATCCTGTTTGAATCAATATACATTTTGAAAATATTATCGTAGCTTCTGTATTTTGAAGTAATGCCCAGAGTATAATCCAGAACTTCTGAAATGACTTTTTCGTCATCAGTAAACATTCTGGCAGAATTAATAAAATGCCTTATCTGGCAGGGGATGCAATCCAGGGGAATCTTCATAATCTGATACTTCCAATCCTTTTACATGGTTATAATACAGATCTGGCCATCCGGTTATCTGTCAGGAACAACCGGAGCAGCTTGAGCAGGAACCCGAACAGCTTTTCCCCGGTGAATAACTTCCGGTGCCTCCACCGTTTCCGGGC from Actinomycetota bacterium includes these protein-coding regions:
- a CDS encoding DUF89 family protein — protein: MKIPLDCIPCQIRHFINSARMFTDDEKVISEVLDYTLGITSKYRSYDNIFKMYIDSNRIIEKIGSGLDPYKGFREEINRIFLEAEPELKKIIKESLFPFEAALRISIAGNSIDVMQQGNHIISQKIIKNVLKTAFSQEIDKSAIKRLYDEIIKAEKILFIGDNCGEIVLDRIFIEYLRDNLLYDKISKITYVVRGGPALNDSTIEDAENTGMRSTVNVITTGASIPAAYLPYSSEEFRKNYFSSDLIISKGQGNFEGLFDRHENIFFLLKIKCRTFERFFNNKYKTGDIIIEQPL